Proteins found in one bacterium genomic segment:
- a CDS encoding polysaccharide deacetylase family protein, giving the protein MEAKRERNSWSEIIRWLMGVCLYYTRSLDLFRKIRRPKVIILSYHRVIDDYVRPQMAVSPATFEKQMNFLRNNFKVASLDEAMPFLKGEIPLKEDIVVITFDDGYRDNYTQAFPILRRYSLPATIFLTTNFIGTDRRLWWDEVDSLLEQKNGQVRRGIYPVEVEKCLLEIEAKEGKEREEAKNKLISILKGMVESVRTEIISHLKVGREDTAASSNRVMLSWEEVDEMKREGISFGAHTHSHLSLTELPLEAARKEIVESKTAIEIRLKEPVGHFSYPFGEIEDGIKKIVWENNFQSACSIKEGGNNYGSGQNDLFALKRIGVNELSSKSPFGSFSDPRFALRIFKGSR; this is encoded by the coding sequence ATGGAGGCAAAGAGAGAAAGAAATTCCTGGAGTGAAATAATTAGATGGCTCATGGGAGTCTGTCTTTATTATACCCGATCGCTTGATCTGTTTAGAAAGATTCGTCGGCCCAAGGTCATTATCCTTTCTTACCATCGGGTGATAGATGACTATGTTAGACCTCAGATGGCTGTTTCTCCGGCCACTTTCGAGAAGCAGATGAATTTCCTCAGGAATAATTTTAAGGTTGCGTCTTTAGATGAGGCGATGCCTTTTCTTAAAGGAGAAATCCCCCTGAAGGAGGATATAGTAGTGATTACCTTTGATGACGGATATAGGGATAATTACACCCAAGCCTTTCCTATCCTGAGAAGATATTCTCTGCCGGCCACTATCTTCCTAACCACCAATTTTATAGGCACAGACCGCCGGCTCTGGTGGGATGAGGTAGACTCTCTTTTAGAACAAAAAAACGGCCAGGTTCGCCGAGGTATTTATCCGGTGGAAGTAGAAAAATGCCTTTTAGAGATTGAGGCTAAAGAGGGAAAAGAGCGAGAGGAGGCTAAAAACAAGCTGATTTCTATCTTAAAGGGTATGGTGGAGTCAGTAAGAACAGAGATTATAAGCCACCTTAAAGTTGGCCGAGAAGATACAGCCGCCTCCTCTAATAGAGTTATGTTGTCCTGGGAAGAGGTGGATGAAATGAAGAGAGAAGGGATATCCTTCGGAGCTCATACCCACTCGCATCTGTCTTTGACAGAATTACCCCTTGAAGCTGCCAGAAAGGAGATTGTGGAATCCAAGACGGCCATTGAAATCAGGTTAAAGGAACCGGTCGGCCACTTTTCCTATCCTTTTGGAGAGATAGAGGATGGGATTAAGAAGATAGTCTGGGAAAATAATTTCCAGTCGGCTTGTTCCATCAAAGAAGGGGGAAATAACTATGGTAGTGGCCAGAATGACCTTTTTGCCTTGAAGCGGATAGGGGTAAATGAATTATCTTCCAAGAGTCCTTTTGGATCTTTTTCTGATCCCAGATTTGCTTTACGGATATTTAAAGGATCACGTTAG
- a CDS encoding FlgD immunoglobulin-like domain containing protein — MRKVLLFLLVATLLAFTSVISPNLALAADLSVTIDTVDQNGQHIPGYIRPYGQDWQASPHIMTLPDGAATIFTAYAGFRTVEQIVTILDDAILTIDATDTSVTQASSSGAGRGLSQINFQFLPLSVVTNTVDGSQQHLEGWVRTAYYADWHATPHTFTPQNSPPDLIVNGGTVSFEAMAVSTTITRTVLVWQDTAYTVGDETTISPGPGPGVATIDFVFTVLTVYLDTVDQNGQHIDGFIQKYGQDWQATPATVTMPKGASTIFTSFSGYRTVEQIITIQEDTIYTIDATGASVSMTTGSGAGSGAAQVIFTFFPLSVACDTLDVAEQHADGFIRPAAYAPWQVTPYIYTPQHRHPELIVNGGAVPFEALAFSSTVTQTITVWEDTAYTVQDGVTEKPGAGAGTATVDFIFSTLTLTIDTVDQNSQHIGGYVQIYGQDWQAAPFTLTIPAGATSVFTGYAGYRLAEQIVTLTEGNIYIIDATDVTVTQTVQSGAGAGAARIIFKFLPLSITCDTLDGNLQHVENGEVWISAFSIYHFTPYTYEPTNSKPELIVNGGTVTFDFFAAFKTVTKTITIWQDTAYTVNGEITSGPGPGPGAATIDCLFHFLSVTFDTVNQNGQHIEGLFQLADQGWHSTPCVMELPDGIMNRFLGFAGYRTEENILTINEDMIYTIDATDSRVVQTQTPGAGSGTARVVFQFFPLTLTLDTVDQAGRHIDGFVQINPAADWQNSPHTYVPQDRPFVVNGATTYCEAYSDYASGGMGLTFWDETIYTVDLISGVPILTTGPGLGEGLAALNFIVAEQTGDVTPPLVTIESPEARPYLHSDTVSVSFTATDPESGIDSVTAILDGEKALSNGDILNLFQLKLGEHTLVVTAWNREGDSASALVAFEVEATIDTLIEATNVCYKKGLIDSQWIWLSLRAKAVLAKKLIDYRYYSLAKICLFSYIKEVKLYQGTHIRPQAADYLIAEARYIIQQLPDDPLATINLMIFAVKIGYQMDLISSQPLADALIAKLNMAGYQIAAGYLEAAKETLKKFISQVKNANGAIHPDLANLLIQGARYIIDHLDPAQAAPILSEGENYPDFLKSETWIQSVPEITKTRLGQNYPNPLNPETWIPFELAQEAEVNIRIYNLSGELIRTLKLGKLGSGSYTSKGVSAYWDGKDSDGSEVASGIYLYQLIAGSSVETRKMVVLK; from the coding sequence ATGAGAAAAGTATTACTCTTTTTACTGGTCGCCACTCTATTGGCTTTCACCAGTGTAATAAGTCCTAACCTTGCCCTGGCCGCAGACCTGAGTGTAACGATTGATACCGTCGATCAGAATGGCCAGCATATCCCCGGCTATATCCGGCCATACGGCCAGGATTGGCAGGCCAGCCCGCATATTATGACCTTGCCGGATGGGGCGGCCACTATCTTTACGGCCTATGCCGGCTTTAGAACCGTAGAGCAAATCGTAACCATTTTGGATGATGCCATTCTGACCATTGACGCTACTGATACTTCGGTAACCCAGGCAAGTAGTTCAGGGGCCGGCCGTGGCCTTAGCCAGATTAATTTCCAGTTTCTCCCCCTTTCTGTGGTCACTAATACCGTGGATGGAAGCCAGCAGCATCTTGAGGGTTGGGTGCGAACGGCTTATTATGCTGATTGGCATGCCACCCCTCACACCTTTACCCCTCAGAACAGCCCCCCGGATTTAATTGTTAATGGCGGGACGGTTTCCTTTGAGGCCATGGCTGTATCTACTACGATTACCCGAACCGTCTTAGTCTGGCAAGATACGGCCTATACCGTGGGTGATGAAACAACTATCAGTCCCGGACCAGGCCCAGGCGTGGCCACGATTGATTTTGTCTTCACGGTTTTAACCGTCTATTTAGACACCGTTGACCAGAATGGTCAACATATTGATGGATTTATCCAGAAATATGGCCAGGATTGGCAGGCTACGCCGGCCACGGTAACTATGCCTAAGGGCGCCTCTACAATTTTTACCAGCTTCAGTGGTTACAGAACCGTAGAACAGATCATAACTATTCAAGAGGATACCATTTATACCATTGATGCCACAGGTGCTTCAGTAAGTATGACCACCGGCAGCGGCGCAGGCAGCGGCGCCGCCCAGGTGATCTTTACCTTCTTCCCTCTCTCCGTTGCCTGTGATACACTCGACGTAGCCGAGCAACATGCTGACGGTTTTATTCGACCGGCTGCCTATGCCCCCTGGCAGGTCACCCCTTACATTTACACTCCCCAGCACCGCCATCCGGAATTGATTGTCAACGGGGGTGCGGTTCCTTTCGAGGCCTTGGCCTTTAGCTCTACGGTTACTCAGACGATAACTGTTTGGGAGGATACCGCCTACACCGTTCAAGATGGAGTAACTGAGAAGCCGGGAGCAGGCGCAGGCACGGCTACCGTAGATTTTATCTTTTCTACCTTGACCCTGACTATCGATACCGTCGATCAAAACAGCCAGCATATTGGCGGTTATGTTCAGATATACGGTCAGGATTGGCAGGCGGCGCCCTTTACGCTGACTATACCGGCCGGAGCGACCTCTGTGTTCACCGGATACGCCGGTTACAGGTTAGCAGAGCAGATTGTAACCCTTACCGAGGGCAACATTTATATCATTGATGCTACCGATGTCACCGTGACTCAAACCGTGCAATCTGGCGCTGGAGCAGGGGCCGCCCGGATTATTTTCAAGTTCCTGCCCCTTTCTATTACTTGCGATACACTGGATGGGAATCTCCAACATGTAGAAAATGGAGAGGTTTGGATAAGCGCCTTTAGTATCTACCATTTCACCCCCTATACTTATGAGCCGACTAATTCTAAACCGGAGCTTATAGTCAATGGAGGCACCGTTACCTTTGATTTCTTTGCCGCTTTTAAAACGGTTACCAAAACAATAACTATCTGGCAAGATACCGCCTATACAGTGAATGGTGAAATAACTTCCGGCCCTGGCCCTGGCCCAGGCGCCGCCACTATTGATTGTCTCTTCCACTTTTTGTCGGTGACCTTTGATACAGTGAACCAAAATGGTCAACATATCGAGGGGTTGTTCCAATTGGCTGACCAGGGTTGGCACTCTACTCCATGCGTGATGGAGCTTCCTGACGGTATTATGAACCGCTTCCTTGGTTTTGCCGGTTACAGAACTGAGGAAAATATATTAACTATTAATGAGGATATGATTTACACCATTGATGCTACTGATAGTCGGGTGGTTCAAACCCAAACCCCGGGCGCCGGATCAGGCACCGCCAGGGTTGTTTTTCAATTCTTCCCCCTTACCCTGACCCTTGATACCGTGGATCAGGCGGGAAGGCATATAGACGGTTTTGTCCAAATCAATCCTGCGGCTGATTGGCAGAATAGTCCCCATACTTATGTCCCTCAAGACCGTCCTTTTGTGGTCAATGGGGCTACCACCTATTGTGAAGCCTATTCCGACTACGCTTCAGGGGGAATGGGCCTCACCTTCTGGGATGAAACTATTTACACGGTTGATCTAATCAGTGGCGTCCCCATTCTTACTACCGGTCCTGGTTTAGGCGAAGGTTTAGCCGCCCTCAACTTTATTGTAGCCGAACAGACAGGAGATGTGACGCCTCCCTTAGTGACGATAGAATCTCCGGAGGCCAGGCCCTATCTTCACTCTGACACCGTATCTGTTTCCTTTACCGCCACCGATCCGGAGTCAGGTATAGATTCAGTTACGGCCATTCTTGATGGGGAAAAGGCGTTGTCCAACGGTGACATCCTCAACCTCTTCCAGCTCAAGTTAGGCGAGCATACCCTGGTAGTTACTGCCTGGAACAGAGAGGGTGATTCCGCTTCTGCTTTGGTGGCCTTTGAGGTTGAAGCCACCATTGATACCCTGATTGAGGCCACGAATGTGTGCTACAAAAAGGGACTTATTGACTCCCAATGGATCTGGCTCTCTCTGCGAGCCAAGGCGGTCCTGGCTAAGAAACTGATTGACTACCGTTATTACAGCCTGGCCAAAATCTGCCTCTTCTCATATATCAAGGAGGTAAAACTCTATCAGGGCACCCACATAAGGCCCCAGGCAGCTGATTACTTAATAGCCGAAGCCAGGTATATTATTCAACAACTGCCTGATGACCCTCTCGCCACCATTAATCTGATGATCTTCGCGGTAAAGATTGGCTATCAGATGGACCTGATCAGCAGCCAACCATTAGCTGATGCCCTGATTGCCAAGCTGAACATGGCCGGGTATCAAATAGCGGCCGGTTACCTTGAGGCCGCTAAGGAGACCCTAAAGAAATTCATTTCTCAGGTTAAAAATGCCAATGGAGCTATTCATCCTGACCTGGCTAATCTTCTGATCCAGGGGGCGAGGTATATTATTGATCATCTGGACCCTGCCCAGGCCGCCCCTATTCTTTCCGAAGGGGAAAACTATCCTGATTTCTTGAAATCAGAGACCTGGATTCAATCTGTGCCTGAAATCACGAAAACCAGGTTAGGCCAGAACTATCCCAATCCCTTGAATCCGGAGACCTGGATTCCCTTTGAGCTGGCTCAGGAGGCTGAAGTAAACATCCGAATTTACAATCTTTCCGGAGAGCTTATTCGGACCCTGAAGTTAGGGAAGCTCGGGTCCGGATCATACACCTCAAAGGGGGTATCAGCTTACTGGGACGGCAAGGATTCCGACGGAAGTGAAGTCGCCAGCGGCATCTACCTTTACCAGCTTATTGCCGGATCTTCGGTAGAGACGAGGAAGATGGTGGTGCTTAAATAG